One window of Natronomonas salsuginis genomic DNA carries:
- a CDS encoding Cdc6/Cdc18 family protein gives MITDARVLQPEFIPREVQHRDAEVNYLSSVLIPITEGQRADPALLHGPSGAGKTCIAQFLVEQLREEVVSLNYQYVNCWEDHSRFKTLYRLLDGIGRTIDVHRQSTPKDVLLERLRKADETPYVVILDEVDQLEDKSLLYDLYRIPHLTMILISNDEEELFAAVDDRLNSRLADCERIRFRSYWEGELVAILSDRVRWGLTDGVIDTPRLELIAANAGGDARVAIGILRRSARKAKNESVDEITADIIQEETPEAKSEIKQKTIDRLTTDQELLYNIITEHGEITPQNLYETYCATASDPKTKRMVRNYLSKLEHYNLIRAEGNTKARIYRTRA, from the coding sequence ATGATAACAGATGCACGCGTCCTGCAACCAGAATTCATCCCTCGGGAGGTGCAACACCGAGATGCCGAAGTCAACTACCTTTCCAGCGTTCTCATCCCCATTACGGAAGGACAACGAGCTGACCCGGCACTTCTCCACGGCCCGTCAGGTGCGGGCAAGACCTGTATTGCACAGTTCTTGGTAGAACAGTTGCGTGAGGAAGTGGTTAGCCTGAATTACCAGTACGTGAACTGCTGGGAGGACCACAGCCGCTTCAAAACCCTGTACAGGCTGCTGGATGGGATCGGCCGAACCATTGATGTTCACCGGCAATCCACACCGAAGGACGTCCTGCTTGAACGGCTTCGGAAGGCTGACGAGACGCCATACGTCGTCATTCTGGATGAAGTAGACCAGTTAGAAGACAAGTCGCTACTGTATGATCTATACCGGATTCCGCATCTTACGATGATCCTTATCTCCAACGATGAAGAGGAACTCTTCGCGGCTGTTGATGACCGGTTGAACAGTCGTCTTGCTGACTGTGAACGCATTCGTTTCCGCTCATACTGGGAGGGAGAACTCGTTGCTATTCTCAGTGATCGCGTTCGGTGGGGACTCACAGATGGGGTTATCGACACCCCTCGATTAGAGTTGATTGCAGCAAACGCGGGTGGAGACGCTCGTGTTGCAATCGGTATCCTTCGTCGATCAGCACGGAAAGCGAAAAACGAGTCAGTCGATGAGATCACCGCCGACATTATTCAGGAAGAGACTCCGGAAGCGAAATCGGAAATCAAGCAGAAAACCATAGACCGACTCACAACGGACCAAGAACTCCTGTACAACATCATCACGGAGCACGGGGAGATTACCCCACAGAACCTCTATGAGACGTATTGTGCTACTGCGAGTGACCCGAAAACCAAGCGGATGGTCCGGAATTATCTATCTAAACTCGAACACTACAATCTGATCCGCGCTGAAGGGAACACAAAGGCCCGAATCTACCGGACGAGAGCATAA
- a CDS encoding ABC transporter permease, protein MNRFVVGVRANLQTFVRTPLNVVLALVLPLVVIEGWGQAMAGLPSMPTVEGIPLDLGRLLGAIFGVAIIAGLMGLVQMISAREADRRLVQTGYAPRTLLATRLATLAGVTIVVAGVNFGVLWLTIDVEAPLFVFAFLALAGVVYAFLGALVGAVLPRLFEGSLVVVFLAMMDAFLSGDSPLAADVPDFVRYFPLYHPKELLQSAAFDGTFAAGDLVFVGGYLLVLLVLVTAVFGATMRTAGGWSA, encoded by the coding sequence ATGAATAGGTTCGTCGTCGGCGTTCGGGCGAATCTCCAGACGTTTGTCCGGACACCTCTGAACGTCGTCCTTGCGCTGGTGCTCCCGCTCGTGGTCATCGAGGGGTGGGGCCAGGCGATGGCCGGACTGCCGTCAATGCCGACCGTCGAGGGGATTCCGCTCGACCTGGGACGCCTCCTCGGCGCGATCTTCGGCGTCGCCATCATCGCCGGGCTGATGGGACTGGTCCAGATGATCAGTGCCCGGGAGGCTGACCGACGGCTCGTTCAGACCGGGTACGCGCCACGAACGCTGCTCGCGACGCGGCTGGCGACTCTCGCGGGTGTCACGATCGTCGTCGCGGGGGTGAACTTCGGCGTCCTCTGGCTGACGATCGACGTCGAAGCACCCCTGTTTGTGTTCGCGTTCCTCGCGCTCGCGGGCGTCGTCTATGCTTTCCTCGGTGCGCTCGTCGGCGCAGTGCTTCCGCGACTGTTCGAGGGGTCGCTCGTCGTCGTCTTCCTCGCGATGATGGACGCGTTCCTCAGTGGCGACAGCCCGCTCGCCGCGGACGTCCCCGACTTCGTCCGGTACTTCCCGTTGTATCATCCGAAGGAACTCCTCCAGTCGGCCGCCTTCGACGGTACGTTCGCTGCGGGTGACCTCGTCTTCGTCGGCGGGTACCTTCTCGTGTTGCTCGTCCTCGTGACTGCCGTATTCGGTGCGACGATGCGCACGGCCGGGGGGTGGTCAGCGTGA
- a CDS encoding ABC transporter ATP-binding protein has translation MDTTTAPTETLGGSKTLVRGNALEKTYGSRLPLGRSTPVLTGADIEVHAGEIVGIVGENGSGKSTLMKILVGVLDHDAGTVQRHGTVGWCPQEPLLYDRLTVSETFRLFGAGYDMTREEIDAAKQRLADELDFEQYLDYRVDQLSGGNRQKVNLSVALMHDPDVLMLDEPYTGFDWETYLRFWDMAQDLANDGTAVVMISHLIEERSRLDRVFEVRDGLVHDVTDEETESELRSDPEGEHE, from the coding sequence ATGGACACGACCACGGCGCCCACGGAGACGCTCGGTGGTAGCAAGACGCTCGTTCGAGGCAACGCCCTCGAGAAAACCTACGGGTCACGACTCCCGTTGGGACGGTCGACACCCGTTCTCACCGGTGCGGATATCGAGGTCCATGCTGGCGAGATCGTCGGCATCGTCGGCGAGAATGGGTCGGGCAAGTCCACGCTGATGAAGATTCTCGTCGGGGTTCTCGACCACGACGCGGGCACGGTCCAACGGCATGGAACCGTCGGATGGTGTCCGCAGGAACCCCTGCTCTACGATCGGCTAACCGTCTCAGAAACGTTCCGGCTGTTCGGCGCTGGCTACGACATGACGCGCGAGGAAATCGACGCGGCGAAGCAAAGACTGGCGGATGAACTCGACTTCGAGCAGTACCTTGACTACCGGGTCGACCAGCTCAGCGGCGGGAACCGACAGAAGGTCAACCTCAGTGTCGCGTTGATGCACGACCCGGATGTCCTCATGCTCGACGAACCCTACACGGGGTTCGACTGGGAGACGTACCTGCGATTCTGGGACATGGCCCAGGACCTCGCGAACGACGGCACTGCCGTCGTCATGATCTCCCACCTAATTGAGGAGCGGAGTCGACTCGATCGCGTCTTCGAGGTGCGAGACGGACTGGTTCACGACGTGACCGACGAAGAGACCGAGAGCGAACTCAGGAGCGACCCGGAGGGGGAACATGAATAG
- a CDS encoding stress response translation initiation inhibitor YciH, producing MTVRTEERRYGKKMVVVEGFEGGTDLDSLASELKSTLGTGGTVKEGHIELQGDHEERVRELLKANGYSVR from the coding sequence GTGACTGTCCGAACGGAAGAACGCCGGTATGGAAAGAAAATGGTCGTCGTCGAGGGGTTCGAAGGTGGCACCGATCTCGACTCACTCGCCTCAGAACTGAAATCTACACTTGGAACTGGTGGCACCGTCAAAGAAGGGCACATCGAACTCCAGGGCGATCACGAGGAACGCGTCCGCGAACTTCTCAAAGCAAACGGATACTCCGTCAGATAA
- a CDS encoding SHOCT domain-containing protein, with translation MSKERTSDGLLRIVLIVLAVIVLFPLLMMVFAMPMMGMMGWWWGGGMAGGLSPLWGIGMMLVWLVVLVGIGYLLYRGLVGGVGSSLTSDRALEELRVAYARGDLSDEEFEERRAKLTREESQ, from the coding sequence ATGTCAAAAGAGCGCACGTCCGACGGCCTGCTCCGCATCGTCCTGATCGTCCTCGCGGTGATCGTCCTGTTCCCGCTGTTGATGATGGTGTTCGCGATGCCGATGATGGGCATGATGGGCTGGTGGTGGGGTGGTGGCATGGCCGGCGGCCTCTCACCGCTGTGGGGTATCGGAATGATGCTCGTCTGGCTCGTTGTCCTCGTCGGCATCGGCTACCTCCTCTATCGCGGCCTCGTCGGTGGTGTCGGGTCGTCGCTGACCAGCGATAGAGCACTCGAGGAACTCCGAGTGGCGTACGCTCGTGGCGACCTCTCCGACGAGGAGTTCGAGGAACGGCGTGCGAAACTCACCCGCGAGGAGTCGCAGTAG
- a CDS encoding helix-turn-helix domain-containing protein: protein MRELVFALDYDPGWNTLADTLADFPDARVRSLSLHATADSLWRVDHATGSPDALSAIEDAFLTADYYADCLATEPCGADSETEVLDETDDTLVLYTYWQRTPVCTSIPHLALEHLGDGLLFETQHEQRRHTWRIIHPEDADIHGFFDALHAELSADVNVEIIRLTGLSATNTATFSAEEGTLTREQREALTAAVHHGFYNTPREIDLGELAEELGLPRSTLTYRVRRAEAEIIKQYMNHDPVSPSDPTS from the coding sequence ATGAGAGAACTCGTTTTCGCCCTTGATTACGATCCAGGGTGGAATACGCTTGCGGATACGTTGGCTGATTTCCCCGATGCTCGGGTCCGGTCGCTGTCTCTCCATGCCACAGCAGATAGCCTCTGGCGCGTTGACCATGCAACTGGCTCACCCGACGCTCTCTCGGCTATCGAAGACGCGTTTCTCACTGCCGACTACTACGCAGACTGTCTTGCTACTGAACCGTGTGGAGCGGACTCCGAAACAGAGGTTCTCGATGAGACGGACGATACGCTCGTCCTTTACACGTACTGGCAACGAACACCCGTTTGTACGTCCATCCCGCACCTCGCGCTTGAGCATCTCGGTGATGGATTGCTCTTCGAAACACAGCATGAACAGCGCCGTCACACCTGGCGTATCATCCATCCTGAAGACGCCGATATCCACGGTTTCTTCGACGCCTTACACGCAGAACTCTCGGCTGACGTCAATGTAGAAATCATCCGGCTGACGGGGCTTTCAGCAACGAATACTGCCACGTTCTCCGCTGAGGAGGGTACGCTGACCCGTGAACAGCGCGAGGCGCTAACCGCTGCTGTTCACCATGGGTTTTACAACACCCCTCGGGAGATTGATCTCGGTGAACTTGCCGAAGAACTCGGCCTCCCCCGGTCAACGCTCACGTACCGTGTACGTCGGGCTGAAGCCGAAATCATCAAGCAGTACATGAATCACGATCCGGTTTCACCCTCAGACCCCACCTCGTGA
- a CDS encoding ArsR/SmtB family transcription factor, whose amino-acid sequence MSSSGADHHLDDIAIRDTRVSDAIDEPMRAMILDILADEARTAGEVHDRLTDRGIERTENTVRHHINELRDSGLVDVVRFEEGRGGTTKYYHANTIVLSYSLPGSADAAVEEMTDAIQPQVTEALNHLTEEYEESIEEITTEMQPCDHCRNQKYETYVLLTVLRRAFVRAQRES is encoded by the coding sequence ATGAGCAGTTCCGGTGCCGACCACCATCTCGACGACATCGCGATCAGGGATACCCGCGTTTCGGACGCCATCGACGAACCAATGCGAGCGATGATCCTCGACATACTGGCCGATGAGGCACGGACGGCAGGCGAGGTTCACGACCGACTCACCGATCGAGGGATCGAGCGGACCGAAAACACCGTTCGGCACCACATCAACGAACTCCGCGATTCCGGACTCGTAGACGTCGTCCGCTTTGAGGAGGGGCGTGGCGGCACGACGAAGTACTACCACGCGAACACGATCGTCCTCTCGTACTCACTACCGGGTTCGGCTGATGCCGCCGTGGAGGAGATGACGGATGCTATCCAGCCGCAGGTCACGGAGGCACTGAACCATCTCACGGAGGAGTACGAGGAATCTATCGAGGAGATCACAACGGAGATGCAGCCGTGTGACCACTGTCGGAACCAGAAGTACGAGACGTACGTCCTGCTGACCGTCCTGCGGCGAGCGTTCGTCCGCGCTCAGCGGGAATCGTAA
- a CDS encoding DUF7342 family protein, protein MADSEPGTEAWRKHASAFDRVQAVSQSLSTPRSASWIAAEASVSERTAREHLNRLVKMTVLLEFNNKGTKAYAADPIYQRFQVVRELLDEHDSDGLLDLKENLYAQIEAWQKEYEVNSPEGLREHATRIDNTERTTEIRRTAAEWDITEYRLDVVEDVIDNYVTYM, encoded by the coding sequence ATGGCTGACTCAGAACCGGGTACTGAGGCGTGGAGGAAACATGCGAGCGCCTTCGACAGAGTTCAGGCAGTCAGCCAGTCCCTTTCGACCCCCCGATCAGCTTCATGGATTGCGGCAGAGGCAAGCGTCTCTGAACGCACTGCTCGTGAACATCTCAACCGCCTCGTTAAGATGACGGTCCTTCTCGAATTCAACAATAAAGGGACAAAGGCGTACGCTGCTGACCCGATCTATCAGCGATTCCAAGTAGTCCGTGAGCTCTTGGATGAGCACGATTCCGACGGGCTCCTCGATTTGAAAGAAAATCTCTACGCTCAAATCGAAGCGTGGCAGAAGGAGTACGAAGTGAATTCACCTGAGGGCCTCCGTGAACATGCTACTAGGATCGACAACACCGAGCGAACAACAGAGATACGTCGAACAGCGGCTGAGTGGGACATCACCGAGTACCGTCTCGATGTCGTTGAGGACGTGATTGACAACTACGTCACGTACATGTAG
- a CDS encoding heavy metal translocating P-type ATPase, giving the protein MSDTDDTEENNTQWSGQWYLFPPIRNALIAGMIAILTFGLSLFDYLPLLAENGLYVVAMLLGGFHWAQEGFEELVEEYEIDIEILMLAATGGAAALGLWEEAAFLVILYGAAEGVEEYTFARTRASIRSLLDLAPEEARLITDGTTQMVSARELDIGDLFRVKPGESIPTDGRVVDGRSTVDQAAVTGESTAVDKQEGDQVFAGTVNQEGVLDIEATTTFEDNTLSKMIHLVEEAQEEKGKSQLFIERFGGVYSPIVLLAALGLMIAPFVIALPDYWARRAIVLLVAAAPCALVMSTPIAIASGIGRAGREGVLVKGGIHLENLGKIEAIAFDKTGTLTRGEPVVTDVIAFEGTEDDVLRQAASVEQYSEHHLGEAIMNAAAERGLEQTEVSEFSSITGYGAQAQLMEETVYVGKPGLFERFDLDVEGFSEVEDLRNEGKTVVLVGTPDRIMGVIALRDEPRPEAKDVIRELHEMGVEVLMLTGDNEETAQAIAAELGIDDVRADLKPEEKVDAVKELTKKYEAVGMVGDGINDAPALAQATVGIAMGTAGTDAAIEAADIALMADDITKVTYALRLGKRAQGISRQNIVFSLLVLAVLIPGALLGVLGIALAVVAHEGSELLAIGNGLRVRRG; this is encoded by the coding sequence ATGAGTGATACGGACGACACGGAGGAAAACAACACACAGTGGAGCGGACAGTGGTACCTCTTCCCACCGATACGAAATGCGCTCATCGCAGGCATGATAGCGATTCTCACCTTCGGACTCAGCCTCTTCGACTACCTCCCATTACTGGCCGAAAATGGCCTGTACGTAGTAGCAATGCTGCTCGGAGGTTTCCACTGGGCGCAAGAAGGGTTCGAAGAGTTGGTTGAAGAATACGAAATCGATATTGAGATTCTGATGTTAGCCGCGACCGGTGGCGCAGCCGCGCTCGGCCTGTGGGAGGAAGCAGCGTTCCTCGTCATTCTGTATGGCGCTGCGGAAGGCGTTGAGGAATACACGTTCGCACGGACCCGCGCCTCAATTCGAAGCTTGCTCGATCTCGCGCCTGAAGAAGCGCGTCTCATCACAGACGGAACCACGCAAATGGTCTCTGCACGAGAACTCGACATCGGCGACCTGTTTCGCGTCAAACCTGGCGAATCTATCCCGACCGACGGGCGTGTCGTCGATGGTCGCTCCACGGTCGATCAGGCAGCGGTCACCGGCGAATCCACCGCCGTCGATAAACAAGAGGGCGATCAGGTGTTCGCAGGCACCGTCAATCAGGAAGGAGTCCTCGACATTGAAGCGACCACCACCTTCGAGGACAACACGCTCTCGAAGATGATCCACCTCGTCGAAGAAGCACAGGAAGAAAAGGGGAAGTCCCAGCTGTTCATCGAGAGATTTGGCGGCGTCTACTCGCCGATTGTTCTCCTCGCTGCCCTCGGGCTCATGATAGCACCGTTCGTTATCGCCCTGCCGGACTACTGGGCACGACGCGCAATCGTTCTGCTCGTCGCGGCTGCCCCTTGTGCCTTGGTCATGTCTACGCCCATCGCCATCGCATCCGGTATCGGGCGCGCTGGACGTGAAGGCGTGCTTGTCAAGGGGGGTATCCACCTTGAGAACCTCGGGAAAATCGAGGCCATCGCCTTCGACAAGACTGGAACTCTCACGCGGGGTGAACCAGTGGTTACGGATGTGATTGCGTTTGAGGGTACCGAAGACGACGTGCTTAGACAGGCAGCGAGCGTCGAACAATACTCCGAACACCACCTTGGAGAAGCGATCATGAACGCCGCGGCTGAACGCGGACTCGAACAGACCGAAGTGTCCGAATTCAGCTCGATCACCGGCTACGGCGCGCAAGCCCAACTCATGGAGGAAACCGTCTATGTGGGGAAGCCAGGGCTTTTCGAGCGGTTCGACCTCGACGTAGAAGGGTTTTCAGAGGTTGAAGACCTTCGAAACGAGGGGAAGACCGTCGTACTTGTTGGAACACCTGACCGGATCATGGGGGTCATTGCACTCCGTGATGAACCGCGACCAGAGGCGAAAGACGTCATTCGTGAGCTTCACGAGATGGGCGTTGAGGTTCTCATGCTCACGGGAGACAATGAAGAAACGGCGCAGGCAATCGCAGCAGAACTCGGGATTGACGATGTCCGAGCGGACCTGAAACCGGAGGAAAAGGTCGATGCTGTCAAGGAACTCACGAAGAAGTACGAAGCGGTCGGGATGGTCGGCGACGGGATCAATGATGCACCGGCATTGGCCCAAGCCACGGTTGGCATCGCTATGGGAACTGCAGGAACGGATGCTGCGATTGAGGCTGCTGACATCGCCCTGATGGCGGATGATATCACGAAGGTGACGTATGCGCTTCGGCTCGGCAAGCGTGCACAGGGGATTAGCCGTCAGAACATCGTGTTCTCGCTGCTCGTGTTGGCCGTACTCATCCCCGGAGCGCTGCTCGGTGTACTCGGTATCGCTCTTGCAGTAGTCGCGCATGAAGGCTCCGAACTGCTGGCCATCGGGAACGGACTTCGAGTGAGACGAGGCTAA
- a CDS encoding TRAM domain-containing protein, with translation MVDIPDTLRSVFTATIESEDGSCTFEVPASEVRHDAIQPGETYRIAVLETGHTTALSDTPSADRSSETSPTTQEQGPPEPPVEEGEIREVTIETIGDQGDGIAKVDRGYVVIVPEGQPGDEPTVEIEQVQQNVAFATIVEPDPRTL, from the coding sequence ATGGTCGACATCCCTGATACACTTCGCTCGGTATTTACTGCGACTATTGAGTCCGAGGACGGAAGCTGCACATTCGAGGTTCCAGCGAGTGAGGTACGTCACGACGCTATTCAACCCGGTGAAACGTATCGAATCGCTGTTCTCGAAACCGGGCATACAACGGCGCTATCCGATACACCGTCCGCGGACAGATCGTCTGAGACCTCCCCGACCACTCAGGAGCAGGGACCCCCCGAGCCGCCTGTTGAAGAGGGTGAGATTCGGGAGGTGACGATTGAGACGATTGGTGACCAGGGCGACGGCATCGCGAAGGTTGACCGCGGTTACGTCGTGATCGTTCCGGAGGGGCAGCCCGGTGACGAACCGACCGTTGAGATCGAACAGGTGCAACAGAACGTCGCCTTTGCTACGATCGTTGAGCCGGACCCCCGAACGCTGTGA
- a CDS encoding heavy metal translocating P-type ATPase, which yields MNAQTITQYYRKNRKAIVTASSGLLYGGGWSLGHFTGFDTASAGILILAAIIGGYDIAKTAYYEVTNRTLGIKTLVTLAAIGAIVIGEYWEAAAVVFLFSLGSYLEGRTMRKTRTALQELLEMTPDTATVRRDGDLQEVPARDVEEGEVVIVKPGGKIPVDGSVVDGESAVNQAPVTGESAPVHKTDGDEVYAGTVNQEGALEVQTTGAGSDTTLERIIRRVEEAQEAQSPTESLIDRFAKYYTPAVIVLAIGAYAVTQNAILSLTLLVIGCPGALVIGPPVSIVSAIGNAARSGVLMKGGEHLERAGKIDLVAFDKTGTLTKGETTVADVEGFGVDDDEVISLAATAEKKSEHHLADAIVDAARDRPTAATDGGTAVAHSDAASAEHRSVPDPDDFDVVAGKGVVAHTDGHEVVVGNRALLDDRSIDIPDYIAEYVRGREERGETVVHVVRDGSIIGVIAMRDELREAAPGVVAALQDAGIETVMLTGDNERTASAVAGEVGIDEYRAELLPEDKQTVIEEYQADGHVVAMVGDGINDAPSLATADVGIAMGAAGTDTAIETADMALMADDLERIPYAVTLSKATRWNVLENVGLAVLTVTVLLAGVLTSYVTLAAGMLVHEASVLLVILNGMRLLRH from the coding sequence ATGAACGCACAAACGATCACACAGTACTACCGGAAGAACCGGAAAGCCATCGTCACGGCGTCCAGCGGCCTCCTCTACGGTGGCGGCTGGAGCCTCGGCCACTTCACCGGCTTCGATACAGCGAGTGCCGGTATTCTCATCCTCGCGGCGATCATCGGCGGCTACGACATCGCCAAAACCGCCTACTACGAGGTCACCAACCGAACGCTCGGCATCAAGACGCTCGTGACCTTGGCGGCCATTGGTGCCATCGTCATCGGCGAATACTGGGAAGCTGCCGCCGTCGTCTTCCTGTTCAGCCTCGGCAGCTACCTAGAAGGCCGGACGATGCGGAAGACCCGGACGGCCCTCCAGGAACTTCTGGAGATGACGCCCGACACGGCGACCGTCCGTCGCGACGGAGACCTCCAAGAAGTACCTGCCCGCGACGTCGAGGAGGGTGAAGTTGTCATCGTGAAACCGGGCGGAAAGATCCCGGTCGACGGGAGCGTCGTCGACGGCGAGAGTGCCGTCAATCAGGCCCCGGTCACCGGCGAGAGCGCGCCCGTTCACAAGACCGACGGTGACGAAGTCTACGCGGGGACGGTCAACCAGGAAGGCGCACTGGAGGTCCAGACGACGGGTGCGGGCTCGGATACGACGCTCGAGCGCATCATCCGCCGCGTCGAGGAGGCCCAGGAGGCCCAGTCGCCCACGGAGAGTCTCATCGACCGGTTCGCGAAGTACTACACCCCAGCCGTCATCGTGCTCGCAATCGGCGCGTACGCAGTCACGCAGAACGCGATCCTGTCGCTCACCTTGCTGGTCATCGGCTGTCCGGGCGCGCTGGTCATCGGACCGCCGGTCAGCATCGTCTCGGCCATCGGGAACGCCGCCCGGTCGGGAGTCCTGATGAAGGGTGGCGAACACCTCGAACGTGCCGGCAAGATCGACCTCGTTGCCTTCGACAAGACCGGCACCCTCACGAAGGGCGAGACCACCGTCGCCGACGTCGAGGGGTTTGGCGTCGACGACGACGAGGTAATCTCGCTCGCGGCGACTGCCGAGAAGAAAAGCGAACACCACCTCGCCGACGCCATCGTCGACGCAGCACGCGACCGTCCGACCGCCGCAACCGATGGCGGAACTGCGGTCGCCCATTCCGATGCCGCGAGCGCCGAACACCGGTCGGTTCCGGATCCGGATGACTTCGACGTGGTCGCCGGCAAGGGTGTCGTCGCCCATACGGACGGCCACGAGGTCGTCGTTGGGAACCGAGCGCTGCTCGACGACCGCAGCATCGACATCCCGGATTACATCGCCGAGTACGTCCGTGGCCGCGAGGAACGCGGTGAGACGGTCGTCCACGTCGTGCGAGACGGCAGCATCATCGGCGTGATCGCGATGCGCGACGAACTTCGAGAGGCCGCTCCTGGCGTCGTAGCGGCGCTTCAGGATGCCGGCATCGAGACGGTGATGCTCACCGGCGACAACGAGCGGACGGCAAGTGCCGTCGCAGGGGAAGTGGGCATCGACGAGTACCGCGCCGAACTCCTCCCCGAGGACAAACAGACCGTCATCGAAGAATACCAGGCCGACGGCCACGTCGTTGCGATGGTCGGCGATGGCATCAACGACGCGCCATCGCTGGCGACCGCCGACGTCGGTATCGCGATGGGCGCTGCCGGCACGGACACCGCCATCGAGACGGCGGACATGGCGCTGATGGCCGACGACCTCGAACGCATCCCGTACGCGGTCACACTCAGTAAAGCGACGCGCTGGAACGTCCTCGAGAACGTCGGGCTCGCGGTGCTGACCGTGACCGTCCTGCTCGCTGGCGTGCTCACCAGTTACGTCACGCTCGCCGCCGGGATGCTCGTCCACGAAGCCAGCGTTCTCCTCGTCATCCTCAACGGGATGCGACTGCTCCGACACTAA
- a CDS encoding ABC transporter permease, with product MNRTATAFGIGLREHARNYVLVALLVVLPVSFITLAFAVTQDVQMPVRTVVDGETTTVMRGMPEVHGVIMTPITSSFIVGLAGLFLMREARDTDGRLAVVGYRARQVIAARFGVLAVITLVVVAVSVGVMLIDFQPEQLWWFVAAMLVLSVTYGLIGMLVGAVFNRLAGLWIMLILPMIDIGLFQDPLFVQSEPEWWMKLFPGYHPVRVMVDTGLTTDLDTAASLGWGAGYLLVVGLLAVWVYYRGTRTT from the coding sequence GTGAACCGAACGGCCACGGCGTTCGGTATCGGGCTCCGGGAACACGCCCGCAACTACGTCCTCGTAGCGCTCCTGGTCGTCCTCCCAGTGTCGTTCATCACGCTCGCCTTCGCGGTCACCCAGGACGTCCAGATGCCGGTCCGGACGGTCGTCGACGGCGAGACGACGACCGTGATGCGGGGGATGCCCGAGGTCCACGGCGTGATCATGACACCGATCACGAGTTCGTTCATCGTCGGGTTGGCCGGTCTATTCCTAATGCGCGAGGCGAGAGACACGGACGGCCGCCTCGCTGTCGTCGGCTACCGAGCACGGCAGGTCATCGCCGCACGGTTCGGCGTCCTTGCAGTCATCACGCTTGTCGTGGTCGCTGTCTCCGTCGGGGTGATGCTCATCGACTTCCAGCCCGAACAGCTGTGGTGGTTCGTCGCCGCGATGCTCGTCCTTTCAGTTACCTACGGACTTATTGGGATGCTCGTCGGCGCCGTCTTCAACCGCCTGGCCGGCCTGTGGATTATGTTGATCCTCCCGATGATCGATATCGGACTGTTTCAGGACCCGCTGTTCGTCCAGTCTGAACCCGAGTGGTGGATGAAACTCTTCCCGGGCTACCATCCCGTCCGCGTGATGGTCGATACCGGACTCACGACGGACTTGGACACGGCTGCGTCGCTCGGCTGGGGGGCCGGCTATCTCCTCGTCGTCGGACTCCTCGCCGTGTGGGTGTACTACCGCGGAACTCGAACGACGTGA
- a CDS encoding heavy-metal-associated domain-containing protein yields MNETTQLRVMDFDCPTCASTVERALSNVDGVQNVKVHYTTGRVEIEYDDDVADPDAFAQAIENQGYTPQPA; encoded by the coding sequence ATGAACGAAACGACCCAACTCCGTGTGATGGACTTCGACTGCCCGACCTGCGCGAGCACCGTTGAACGCGCCCTCTCGAACGTCGACGGCGTCCAGAATGTGAAAGTCCACTACACGACCGGCCGAGTCGAGATCGAGTACGACGACGACGTCGCTGACCCCGACGCCTTCGCACAGGCCATCGAAAACCAGGGCTACACGCCCCAGCCCGCCTAG